The genomic segment AAGAATCTGCGGAAGCGGCGTATCAACGGATGCGTCAGGACCGAATACATCATCTGGTGGTCATCCACGGCAAGCAGGTGGTCGGCGTCGTCTCCGAACGGGACCTGGGAAGCGGCCACGGAGAAACCCTGCGAAAAAACCGTACCGTCGGGGATTTCATCAGTACACCCGCCATCAGCGCGCCGCCTTTCATGACGGTTCGACAGGCCGCGAATCTGATGCGCGGGCAATCGATCGGCTGCCTTCCCGTCACCGATGCCAAAGGCCTTGTGGGGATCGTCACGATTTCCGATCTTTTGGAATTGATCGGCCGCGGATCGGAAAAACCGATTCAGAACCGGACGCGATGGACAATGCGGCATCGCGAGTCGACCGTAGCGTCATCGCGGCCAAAAACGCCTCGATTGAGTCGGGCTCGCTGAGCGAGCGACCTAATAATCGAAGAGGCTGACGTCACAAGATTCTGTGATTTACAATACCTTCGGGCGATTTCAACGTCCGCGATCGGACCGTCAGCCTATCGCAGGTTTCGCCCCGATGGATCAATAAAAAACCTTCCTAAAAAATTGTGAACTTGGACCAAGCCACACACCCTTTGTAGACACAGATAGGGTTTCTCTTCGTCTTGCAGGCTTGAGTTTATTAAAACCAAGAGATACCGTTCCCGTTTTAGCATTTATGTCAAGAACTCAAATTTCGGCGCGTGTATCTCCGCGGGTCATTTTTAATGAGCCCCTCCTTTTGGAGTCGGGAGAGCCTCCAACCGTGGTTCACGGACAGGGGGGCAACATCAGCCGAACCGGCGTCTTCGTTAGAACCGCCGCCAGTTTAGATCTTCACGCCGGGGTGCGTGTCCAATTCAACCTGCCGGAATTTGGAGCCTTTGAGGCGCAGGCGGTCATTATACATACCGCCAAGTCCGTGGAGTTAAACGGGCCTTTGGGTGTAGGAATGCACTTCATCGAATGCGAACCGGAATGCATGGAACGCTTGGAGCGTTTTGTAGTTCAGTGTCTCTCATCCGAACCCGGGGGAAGCGGCGAAGGAATTGCGCCGGATCGGCGCCTGAAAAAATATCGCCAGGCCGTGGAATCAATGCTGCAGGGAACATACGAGATGAACATCCCCACGGGCGAGAGGGACGACGTCGGCAAGCTCGGCGAGGCGCTGGTAGAATTGAGCCGCACCCTGCAACGCCAAATGAACGGCTATCTGCGTATGGTGGAGTTGTCGGCCAAGATCAGCGGCAAGTTGAGCATGGAAGAGATTCTGGACCATGTGTTCGATTCGTTCGATCCGATTATCCCATTTCACCGAGTCGGCTTCGCGCTTCTAATCAAACGGGGAACGGAAGTGCGGCTGGAGTGGGCGCGGTCAAAGGCCGGGAGCCTGGGTCTGACCCCGGGGTATAGCGCCCCATACAGCGGATCTAGTCTGGAAACGATTGCGCGATCGGGAACACCCCGAATCATCAACGATCTGGAGGCCTACCTGCGCGAACACCCGGAGTCGGATTCCACGAAAAGAATCGTGGCGTCAGGCATCCGCTCCAATTTGACATGTCCGCTGATCACGAACAAAGGCCCCGTGGGATTCCTCTTTTTCTCGAGCCTGCGTCCCTTCACGTACGAGAAAACGCATGTGGATCTCTTCTTGAACCTCGCGAACCTCCTTTCGTCGGTGGTCGAAAAGGGAATCCTATCCTCGGAAATTCAAGACAAAACGCTGCGCCTCGAGTTTGCCAATCGAAAACTCAAAAAACAATCCGAAATGGATGGACTGACGGAGGCCAAGAGCCGGTGGTATTTCGAGCAGCAGCTCTCGCTGGATTGGAAAATGGCTGCGCGAAACTCGAGACGGGTGTCATTGATCCTATTCGATGTCGATTTTTTCAAGGCCTTCAACGACCTATACGGGCATCAGGCGGGAGATGACTGCCTCAAGGCCCTCTGTGCGACGATCCAGCGTTCGATCAAACGCCCAAGCGATTACGTGGCCCGGTACGGAGGAGAAGAATTTGTGGTTGTCCTGCCGGACACGGACCTGGAGGACGCCAACTCCATAGCGGAACAAATCCGCGAGGCAGTCGAGAGGCTCGATATCCCTCACTCCGGCTCTCGGATCGCCGAGCGGGTCACCGTAAGCGCGGGAGTCGCATCCATCCAACCGAGTCGGGAGTCCCCGGGCTCCGAGAAACTAGTCGGTATGGCAGATCGCGCGCTCTATCTTGCGAAAAATTCAGGTCGGAACCGCGTGCATGCCTCAACCGAAACACCCGTTGCAACTTGAATAAGAGAGGCGATTCGGATGAGGAAGTTACAGCTCGCCTCTTCTCCAAATCGACCCGGTGTAATCAACACCGTACAGGGATCGGGCTCGCTGAGAGCGCCGTCAATAGACAAACCGACTGATGTCGTACGGAGCGACTTTCGGCGGTTTTGTCTTCCAGCCCTGTGCCAACTGAGACATCAGAATACGCGTCTGATTCCACACTTCGTCCTCCGACAAGGGCTGAATCTGTTTTTCGTGCACCCACTCGGGGTATGCCGTGGTCGCCTGCTCTCGAAGAGGAGAAACATAAATAATGTCGCCCGCATCGAGCGGGTACGAACGGATGACGCTGACGGTCTCCCGGATGTGTTGCTCCGCCAGCGTCTTGCCGCCGACACCCGCAATAATAATGAGACCAACGCCGATACCGGCGTTTTTCAAACGATCAATTTTTTCGGTCAGCGTGGCCTCGTTTCCCGATTTCTTGAGCCATTCGCGGAGCGGCCAAAAACCGGTTTCGAGGCCGATGTAAACGCGGCGCAACCCCCGCTCGTGTAATCCTTTGTATTCATCCAGGGTCCGAATCGGGCGCCCGGCGTCGGTGAACGCATAAAGGGTCTCCGCCAGATCTCCGTCTTCGAACTTGGAAAGGGTCGTCTGAAGAATTGAAAGAAGCTCGACTAATTTGTCCTGCGGGACGACCAGGGCATTCGCGTCACCGAGAAAAATCGACCTCCAGCGGGCCAGCGCGCGACCCTGAAATCGCAGCGCGTCCGTAACATGAGCTTCAAAATCTTTCGGGTCCCGGATTTGAAACGGCCGGTTTTCATACAGCGCGCA from the Bdellovibrionota bacterium genome contains:
- a CDS encoding CBS domain-containing protein, with translation MRLQDIMNPTVHTILPQESAEAAYQRMRQDRIHHLVVIHGKQVVGVVSERDLGSGHGETLRKNRTVGDFISTPAISAPPFMTVRQAANLMRGQSIGCLPVTDAKGLVGIVTISDLLELIGRGSEKPIQNRTRWTMRHRESTVASSRPKTPRLSRAR
- a CDS encoding radical SAM protein, which encodes PHATPLSPAERDAVFDRVREFLREIRSGRPPQFFKEGELFIEGEDANHELDRMEAALRDDSLERQWRQFKNVYGSVPILPPDCYGSLLIQATTGCSYQKCLFCALYENRPFQIRDPKDFEAHVTDALRFQGRALARWRSIFLGDANALVVPQDKLVELLSILQTTLSKFEDGDLAETLYAFTDAGRPIRTLDEYKGLHERGLRRVYIGLETGFWPLREWLKKSGNEATLTEKIDRLKNAGIGVGLIIIAGVGGKTLAEQHIRETVSVIRSYPLDAGDIIYVSPLREQATTAYPEWVHEKQIQPLSEDEVWNQTRILMSQLAQGWKTKPPKVAPYDISRFVY
- a CDS encoding diguanylate cyclase; translated protein: MSRTQISARVSPRVIFNEPLLLESGEPPTVVHGQGGNISRTGVFVRTAASLDLHAGVRVQFNLPEFGAFEAQAVIIHTAKSVELNGPLGVGMHFIECEPECMERLERFVVQCLSSEPGGSGEGIAPDRRLKKYRQAVESMLQGTYEMNIPTGERDDVGKLGEALVELSRTLQRQMNGYLRMVELSAKISGKLSMEEILDHVFDSFDPIIPFHRVGFALLIKRGTEVRLEWARSKAGSLGLTPGYSAPYSGSSLETIARSGTPRIINDLEAYLREHPESDSTKRIVASGIRSNLTCPLITNKGPVGFLFFSSLRPFTYEKTHVDLFLNLANLLSSVVEKGILSSEIQDKTLRLEFANRKLKKQSEMDGLTEAKSRWYFEQQLSLDWKMAARNSRRVSLILFDVDFFKAFNDLYGHQAGDDCLKALCATIQRSIKRPSDYVARYGGEEFVVVLPDTDLEDANSIAEQIREAVERLDIPHSGSRIAERVTVSAGVASIQPSRESPGSEKLVGMADRALYLAKNSGRNRVHASTETPVAT